A region of Paenibacillus sp. 37 DNA encodes the following proteins:
- a CDS encoding ImmA/IrrE family metallo-endopeptidase, which yields MDDIVTKLIRKHRTNCPFSIARAVGIQIRFTNLGKSTKGLYFRKLRRRFIVIHNDLPPEWQRFVCAHELGHDRLHKGINRFFLEEHSYFAPGKLERQANRFAIQLLTSGVMPEPDESLEKFCLRTGLPREAQHFFYTL from the coding sequence TTCGAAAACACCGGACCAACTGCCCGTTCAGCATTGCCCGCGCGGTTGGAATACAGATTCGTTTCACCAATTTGGGGAAGTCCACTAAGGGACTGTACTTTCGCAAGCTCCGGCGCAGGTTTATCGTCATACACAATGATTTGCCGCCGGAATGGCAACGGTTCGTGTGCGCCCATGAGCTTGGTCATGACCGGCTTCATAAAGGGATTAATCGATTCTTTCTGGAGGAACATTCCTATTTTGCTCCAGGCAAGCTGGAAAGACAGGCTAACCGTTTTGCCATTCAATTGCTGACCTCCGGAGTGATGCCTGAACCGGATGAATCTTTGGAGAAATTTTGTTTACGTACCGGACTGCCGCGTGAAGCGCAGCATTTTTTTTACACTCTTTAA
- a CDS encoding proline--tRNA ligase — MRQSEMLVPTLREAPAEADAAGHRWLLRSGMIRQLAAGIYSYLPLGRRILLNVERIVREEMDRAGCQEVLLPIMQPAELWEESGRYTQYGPELMRLKDRHAREFALGPTHEEVVTALARDEVNSYRKLPFTLYQIGTKFRDERRPRFGLLRGREFIMKDAYSFASDWEELDRTYQAMNTAYSRILERCGLDYIRVEADAGTIGGQGETHEFMALADVGEDTIVTCKHCGYAANLEKADYQTSGDSGELKWKSEVPDVSSKADSAVQTDEQSGVESVVRISTPGVRTIAELSAFVGEAANHMIKTLLYLADGQLVVALVRGDHELNDIALKQVLGAEELILADDATIAAHPNLKVGFLGPIGLNLPMVVDADVAVMKSAITGANEVDVHVSGVRPGIDFALERVERIRFAAEGDACPTCGSPLVFTKGIEVGHIFKLGTKYSDAMGASFLDRNGRQCAPVMGCYGIGVSRLMAAIAEQYAGDDGIKWPAAVAPYDVHLITVSWKDEQQRHLTLELEKQLIDGGFTVLVDDRDERPGVKFKDAELIGLPVQIVIGRGAAEGQVELGSHALAASGESKRIGLTAQEAVLYVKEQLTF; from the coding sequence ATGCGTCAAAGTGAAATGCTTGTCCCAACATTACGTGAAGCGCCAGCGGAGGCAGATGCAGCGGGACATCGTTGGTTACTGCGTTCCGGTATGATTCGCCAACTGGCTGCGGGAATTTACAGTTATCTGCCCCTCGGACGGCGTATATTGTTAAATGTTGAACGCATTGTTCGAGAAGAGATGGATCGTGCCGGGTGTCAGGAGGTGTTGCTGCCGATTATGCAGCCTGCGGAGTTGTGGGAAGAATCCGGAAGATACACACAGTATGGTCCCGAATTGATGCGTCTGAAGGATCGTCATGCACGGGAATTTGCTCTTGGACCAACACATGAAGAAGTTGTAACTGCGTTAGCGCGGGATGAGGTGAACTCGTATCGTAAGCTGCCATTCACGCTGTACCAGATCGGAACCAAATTCCGGGATGAACGCCGTCCACGATTTGGATTGCTGCGCGGCCGTGAATTTATCATGAAAGATGCGTACTCTTTTGCTTCCGATTGGGAAGAACTTGATCGTACCTATCAGGCGATGAATACAGCTTACAGTCGCATTTTGGAACGTTGTGGTCTGGACTATATCCGGGTCGAGGCGGACGCAGGAACGATTGGCGGTCAAGGGGAAACACACGAGTTCATGGCTCTTGCTGATGTGGGTGAGGATACGATTGTCACCTGCAAACATTGCGGATATGCTGCGAATCTGGAGAAAGCTGACTATCAGACCTCAGGAGATAGTGGTGAACTAAAATGGAAATCGGAAGTTCCTGATGTCTCTTCGAAAGCAGACTCCGCAGTTCAAACGGATGAGCAATCTGGGGTAGAAAGCGTAGTACGCATCTCTACACCAGGCGTTCGTACGATCGCAGAGTTAAGCGCCTTTGTGGGCGAAGCTGCTAATCATATGATCAAAACACTGCTTTATCTGGCAGACGGTCAGCTCGTTGTTGCCCTTGTACGTGGAGATCATGAATTGAATGACATCGCATTGAAGCAGGTGTTGGGGGCAGAGGAACTGATCCTTGCAGACGATGCAACCATTGCGGCACATCCAAATCTGAAGGTAGGATTCCTGGGTCCGATTGGACTAAATCTGCCGATGGTGGTGGACGCTGACGTGGCAGTGATGAAGAGTGCAATTACAGGAGCCAATGAAGTGGATGTGCATGTTTCCGGTGTACGCCCAGGCATTGATTTTGCATTGGAGCGAGTAGAACGAATCCGCTTTGCTGCGGAAGGGGATGCTTGTCCAACATGTGGATCACCACTTGTGTTTACCAAAGGCATCGAGGTTGGCCATATTTTCAAGTTGGGGACGAAATATAGTGATGCCATGGGCGCTTCATTCCTGGATCGTAATGGTCGCCAGTGTGCGCCCGTCATGGGGTGTTACGGCATTGGTGTATCCCGTCTGATGGCCGCTATAGCTGAGCAGTATGCAGGAGATGATGGCATAAAATGGCCTGCCGCTGTTGCACCTTATGATGTGCATCTGATTACAGTAAGTTGGAAGGATGAGCAGCAGCGTCATCTCACCCTCGAACTGGAAAAACAATTGATCGATGGCGGATTCACTGTATTGGTTGATGATCGGGATGAACGTCCAGGTGTGAAATTCAAGGATGCGGAGCTGATCGGATTGCCTGTGCAGATCGTTATTGGCCGAGGAGCAGCAGAAGGACAGGTCGAACTGGGATCACATGCACTTGCAGCATCAGGTGAATCGAAACGAATCGGGTTGACTGCACAGGAAGCTGTGCTTTATGTGAAGGAACAGCTCACTTTCTAA
- a CDS encoding 5'-nucleotidase C-terminal domain-containing protein, producing the protein MKIWKNYVSLLLTVCLLFGSVGIAAAATDTTPGTGKHITILHTNDTHARAVESSPAMGFAKVAGIADKYRSENPNTLLLDAGDAVHGTTFATLVNGESIVKVMNEMGYQAIVPGNHEFNYGSDRLIELADMMNFPMLSANVKKKDGTRLFDPYLIKEVDGVKIGIIALTTPETLYKTNPKNVEGLDITDPSAEAKVLVNEIRSKVDVVVVLGHLGQDASSTDTSFKVVKEVPGIDVFIDGHSHTVLQDGLVSDNGTLIASAGEYTNYVGVIDLWVDSGKVTKKQATLIDETEAKDIKPNEKVTTLVNSIQKEQEPILKEEVANTAILLDGKREQVRAGETNLGDLLADAIRDVSKADIALTNGGGIRASIEKGIVTKGDVITVLPFGNQVVTLEVKGSDILAALEVGVASYPEPSGGFPQVSGIKFKIDTSAAEGSRVHSVTVGDKVLDPEATYTLATNDFTAVGGDEYTMFAKYPITGMYGALDEALINYMQKLGAVDIKTDGRISEAVKPAVEPETPATETPVPTKPKPETPKPEKPSKPTPSKPAPAKLHVVKSGDSLYSISKQYGTTWQALQKLNNIKNPHWIYPGQQLKLPAAS; encoded by the coding sequence ATGAAAATCTGGAAGAATTACGTATCACTTCTGCTAACGGTCTGTTTGCTGTTTGGCAGTGTAGGTATTGCCGCGGCTGCAACGGATACCACTCCGGGAACAGGCAAACACATTACCATTCTACATACGAATGATACGCATGCCCGTGCAGTTGAATCTTCACCTGCTATGGGTTTTGCCAAAGTAGCTGGAATCGCTGACAAATATCGTAGCGAAAACCCGAACACACTCTTGCTTGATGCTGGAGATGCTGTACATGGTACAACTTTTGCCACTCTTGTGAATGGTGAGAGCATCGTGAAAGTCATGAATGAAATGGGATACCAAGCCATCGTACCGGGTAACCACGAATTCAACTATGGTTCGGATCGTCTGATCGAACTGGCAGACATGATGAACTTCCCCATGCTGAGTGCCAATGTGAAGAAAAAAGACGGAACACGTCTCTTCGATCCTTACCTCATTAAAGAAGTAGATGGCGTGAAAATTGGTATCATCGCTTTGACAACACCGGAAACGTTGTACAAAACGAATCCCAAAAACGTAGAAGGTCTTGATATTACTGATCCATCTGCGGAAGCCAAAGTTCTGGTAAACGAAATTCGCAGCAAAGTCGATGTTGTTGTTGTCCTGGGACACCTTGGACAAGACGCATCCAGCACGGATACTAGCTTTAAAGTTGTTAAAGAAGTCCCTGGCATCGATGTATTCATCGATGGTCACAGCCACACTGTACTGCAAGATGGCCTTGTATCCGATAACGGAACATTGATTGCAAGCGCAGGAGAATACACTAACTACGTCGGTGTCATCGATCTGTGGGTAGACAGTGGTAAAGTAACGAAGAAACAAGCAACATTAATTGATGAAACCGAAGCAAAAGACATCAAACCAAATGAGAAAGTTACAACTCTCGTGAACTCAATCCAAAAAGAACAAGAACCTATCTTGAAAGAAGAAGTAGCAAATACAGCTATTCTGCTGGATGGTAAACGTGAACAAGTACGTGCAGGTGAAACTAACCTGGGTGACCTGCTTGCAGATGCCATTCGTGATGTCAGCAAAGCCGATATCGCCCTGACTAACGGTGGTGGTATCCGTGCTTCCATCGAAAAAGGGATCGTAACCAAAGGTGATGTTATCACAGTGCTTCCTTTTGGTAATCAAGTGGTAACCCTAGAAGTGAAAGGGTCCGATATTCTGGCAGCCCTTGAAGTCGGTGTAGCTTCCTACCCGGAACCAAGCGGTGGATTCCCGCAAGTATCTGGTATCAAGTTCAAAATCGACACTTCCGCTGCAGAAGGTAGCCGTGTACATTCCGTAACCGTTGGCGATAAAGTTCTTGATCCGGAAGCAACGTATACACTCGCAACCAATGATTTCACAGCTGTTGGTGGTGACGAATACACCATGTTTGCCAAATATCCAATTACGGGTATGTATGGCGCGCTGGACGAAGCATTGATTAATTACATGCAGAAGCTTGGCGCTGTAGACATCAAAACAGATGGTCGGATCAGTGAAGCGGTAAAACCTGCAGTAGAGCCGGAAACTCCGGCAACAGAAACACCAGTTCCAACCAAGCCAAAACCAGAAACGCCTAAACCGGAAAAACCTTCTAAACCAACACCAAGTAAACCAGCTCCAGCCAAACTGCATGTTGTGAAATCCGGAGATTCCCTGTACTCCATCTCCAAACAATACGGCACAACTTGGCAGGCATTGCAAAAGCTGAACAATATTAAAAATCCACACTGGATTTATCCAGGTCAACAATTGAAATTGCCTGCAGCTTCTTAA